The proteins below are encoded in one region of Streptomyces marianii:
- a CDS encoding phage tail tape measure protein produces the protein MAGAYTLYVQVQAGVTGLVGGLRTAAGQVTAFGGQVRRLDGDLNALAARSERTRRSMAAGFTVMGVALGGAFVMGVRGAIELEKHMANVMTISKEIDSTNISHFTDQIVELSTQLPQSASQLAEGLYQVVSTGFDGAEAMTILRVAARGAAAGLTTTETSARALLGVLKAYGMDVSEASDVMDVMFQTVNYGVVSFDELAQQLGDVVPMAAAAGVKFDDISSALAAVTLSGIPAAEAVTALNMLLTRMMKPTHELSNMIKGFGYESAAAALQQDGLYVVMQKVRDATGGSADQLVPLLRDIRAVRAALSLSAADGENYAATYKGISQEVERAGATQKAYAIQMDTTAGQWSMFQNQAQALGIDMARVLLPALQGVGEALNVLAGSINDLPGPVKSVMGVVLALSAAALLAKAAFLRFGAQLTVFRTELAAARAGGSALPAVLSGAGIAVAGLTALMAIGIGVYAAYSASKQKAKAATEELVNALRKEREEGEQGAGLRILTEQLTNSDDVKKLKDAGIDVARAIDAITSGGAKLKKLKDELDTQKAITWDIGSYAPDPEWDAAKKVLDKQHKIWSNAVKQESELAANMAIVNNKIKNNRREMLGAWDLTQSLPTDKNGSPQFTEQMEAMSKSLASIVDPAKAWKAAQDKVAEANRKAGRSADASKASLSDYVTELRKQLKAQREFQKNLGELAAAGRLDLADHFSDLGPDAAPILDELVKQLQRGKGKVADELESIIQESSARSTPAFRAGLEQLPAISARYGKKVAEAWADAAATNDPSKLARVMRDMTVADMETAAKKLPKSAVAQLEQGMNLLADISAKYGKEASTSLAQSFLKGDIGEIRSQLSALYGADLPIKAPDLTGVVGAFKAAGVQSNSEWSGMLSLIVAVAQQKGTAAASALTTALLSGDMAAVQTQLDGIGASVGRIPGTKTITVSVNKPASVTIPFFAKIQPSSWDKDGNGVPDGIQAPKRQANGSLIDFYADGGVRSRREEHTAQIAPAGAWRVWAEPETQGEAYIPLAGAKRARSKQILDEVARRFGGEVSYHADGGISGFTYQPQTLYSLSGVASDSQDKKGNFSLALFAKKLHSSVATAKQWRRDLDTVTRRAGQDVADALAEMGEEGVSLTRKMATGSSRYVRSMAKDLRELAEASKASLGEYTGQLRQAVKDQTGFEQNLAKLAASGFGDLAKRLAEQGDQDAADLAAQAVKDKKKAKAANDAARSADKTIPSDDLPDLVAIISAVKTKTTGLHAVADITGLDEDHIIKIANLGLSRLKSALGSKGAKFFSDLSRANRGLSYANGGILTPGLYATSGGLIKFAEPSTGGEAFIPLGAAKRSSALSVLHDVATRFGMRLASGAAAPAMRLVDARPPTAIKVTVVQQQPKALVENMPITVHGRDSSPQELSGEIMRRLRNAQRGGRI, from the coding sequence GTGGCTGGGGCCTACACCCTCTACGTTCAGGTTCAGGCTGGTGTCACCGGCCTGGTGGGAGGTCTGCGTACAGCGGCGGGCCAGGTCACCGCGTTCGGCGGGCAGGTACGCCGACTCGACGGCGACCTCAACGCGCTCGCTGCCCGATCGGAGCGGACCCGCCGATCGATGGCCGCCGGATTCACCGTGATGGGCGTCGCCCTCGGCGGCGCGTTCGTCATGGGCGTGCGGGGCGCCATTGAGCTTGAGAAGCACATGGCGAACGTCATGACGATCTCGAAGGAGATCGACAGCACCAACATCAGCCATTTCACGGACCAGATCGTCGAGCTGAGCACCCAGCTCCCGCAGTCCGCCTCCCAGCTTGCCGAGGGCCTGTATCAGGTCGTCTCGACTGGCTTCGACGGCGCCGAAGCGATGACGATCCTCCGGGTGGCCGCCCGTGGCGCCGCCGCCGGCCTCACGACGACCGAGACGTCCGCCCGCGCCCTGCTCGGTGTCCTCAAGGCGTACGGGATGGACGTCTCGGAAGCCAGCGACGTCATGGACGTCATGTTCCAGACCGTCAACTACGGCGTCGTTTCGTTCGACGAGCTGGCACAGCAGCTCGGCGACGTCGTTCCAATGGCCGCCGCGGCGGGCGTGAAGTTCGACGACATCAGCTCGGCGCTCGCAGCGGTCACCCTCTCGGGCATCCCGGCCGCCGAGGCCGTCACGGCACTCAACATGCTGCTGACGCGCATGATGAAGCCCACCCACGAGCTGTCCAACATGATCAAGGGCTTCGGATACGAGTCGGCCGCCGCCGCCCTTCAGCAGGATGGCCTGTACGTCGTCATGCAGAAGGTCCGCGACGCCACCGGCGGAAGCGCGGACCAGCTGGTTCCCCTCCTGCGCGATATCCGGGCGGTCCGCGCCGCCCTGTCCCTCTCGGCCGCCGACGGAGAGAACTACGCCGCGACCTACAAGGGCATCAGTCAAGAGGTCGAGCGCGCCGGGGCGACGCAGAAGGCGTACGCGATCCAGATGGACACCACTGCGGGCCAGTGGAGCATGTTCCAGAACCAGGCCCAGGCCCTGGGCATCGACATGGCGCGTGTGCTGCTGCCCGCGCTGCAAGGGGTCGGGGAGGCCCTGAACGTCCTGGCCGGGTCGATCAACGATCTGCCCGGCCCGGTGAAGTCGGTCATGGGTGTCGTGCTGGCCCTCTCTGCCGCGGCTCTACTCGCCAAGGCGGCCTTCCTGCGATTCGGCGCACAGCTCACGGTGTTCCGCACCGAACTCGCGGCGGCCCGCGCCGGAGGCTCTGCCCTCCCCGCGGTCCTCAGCGGAGCAGGCATCGCCGTGGCCGGCCTGACGGCGCTGATGGCCATCGGCATCGGTGTGTACGCCGCGTATTCCGCCAGCAAGCAGAAGGCGAAGGCCGCGACCGAGGAACTGGTCAACGCTCTGCGCAAGGAGAGGGAGGAGGGTGAGCAAGGAGCCGGACTGCGCATCCTCACCGAGCAGCTCACGAACAGCGACGACGTCAAGAAGCTCAAGGACGCCGGGATCGACGTCGCGAGGGCCATCGACGCGATCACCTCCGGTGGCGCGAAGCTCAAGAAGCTCAAGGACGAGCTGGACACGCAGAAGGCGATCACCTGGGACATCGGCTCTTACGCGCCCGACCCGGAGTGGGACGCCGCCAAGAAGGTCTTGGACAAGCAGCACAAGATCTGGAGCAACGCGGTCAAGCAGGAGAGCGAGCTTGCCGCGAACATGGCCATCGTCAACAACAAGATCAAGAACAACCGGCGCGAAATGCTCGGGGCTTGGGATCTCACACAGTCACTGCCGACGGACAAGAACGGTTCGCCGCAGTTCACCGAGCAGATGGAGGCGATGAGCAAGTCCCTCGCCTCGATCGTTGACCCGGCGAAGGCGTGGAAGGCCGCGCAGGACAAGGTGGCTGAGGCCAACCGCAAGGCGGGCCGGTCGGCCGACGCGTCGAAGGCGTCCCTGTCGGACTACGTCACGGAGCTGCGCAAGCAGCTCAAGGCGCAGCGCGAGTTCCAGAAGAACCTGGGAGAGCTGGCTGCTGCCGGACGCCTCGACCTGGCCGATCACTTCTCCGATCTCGGGCCCGACGCCGCCCCGATCCTCGACGAGCTGGTCAAACAGCTTCAGAGAGGCAAGGGGAAGGTCGCCGACGAACTGGAATCGATCATTCAGGAGTCGTCCGCCCGCTCGACTCCCGCTTTCCGCGCTGGCCTGGAGCAGTTGCCCGCCATCTCGGCGAGGTACGGCAAGAAGGTGGCCGAAGCCTGGGCTGACGCGGCGGCCACCAACGACCCCAGCAAGCTCGCCCGCGTCATGCGGGACATGACCGTGGCAGACATGGAGACAGCGGCGAAGAAGCTGCCCAAGTCCGCCGTCGCTCAACTCGAACAAGGCATGAATCTCCTGGCCGACATTTCGGCAAAGTACGGGAAGGAGGCATCCACTTCACTGGCGCAGTCCTTCCTCAAGGGCGACATCGGGGAGATCCGCTCACAGCTCAGCGCCCTGTACGGCGCAGACCTGCCGATCAAGGCGCCCGATCTGACAGGTGTCGTAGGGGCGTTCAAGGCGGCGGGGGTCCAGTCGAACTCCGAGTGGTCCGGCATGCTCAGCCTCATCGTTGCGGTGGCTCAGCAGAAGGGCACGGCAGCAGCTTCGGCCCTGACCACCGCGCTCCTGTCGGGTGACATGGCCGCGGTGCAGACCCAGCTCGACGGTATCGGCGCGTCCGTGGGGCGCATCCCCGGTACCAAGACGATCACCGTCTCCGTCAACAAGCCCGCCTCGGTGACCATCCCGTTCTTCGCCAAGATCCAGCCCAGCTCGTGGGACAAGGACGGCAACGGCGTCCCCGACGGGATCCAGGCGCCGAAGCGGCAGGCGAACGGCAGCCTGATCGACTTCTACGCCGACGGCGGCGTGCGCTCCCGCCGCGAGGAACACACGGCTCAGATCGCCCCGGCCGGTGCGTGGCGGGTTTGGGCCGAGCCTGAAACACAGGGAGAGGCGTACATCCCGCTGGCCGGAGCCAAACGGGCCAGGTCCAAGCAGATCTTGGACGAGGTCGCCCGCCGCTTCGGCGGAGAGGTCAGCTACCACGCCGACGGAGGCATCTCGGGCTTCACCTACCAGCCGCAGACGCTGTACTCCCTGTCCGGAGTCGCCAGCGATTCGCAGGACAAGAAGGGGAACTTCAGCCTCGCCCTGTTCGCCAAGAAGCTGCACTCCTCTGTAGCGACAGCCAAGCAGTGGCGACGTGACCTCGACACGGTTACGCGCCGTGCCGGCCAGGACGTGGCCGACGCGCTGGCGGAGATGGGTGAGGAGGGAGTCTCGCTCACCCGAAAGATGGCAACCGGCAGCTCACGCTACGTGCGGTCGATGGCGAAGGACCTGCGGGAACTGGCCGAAGCATCCAAGGCAAGCCTTGGCGAGTACACCGGACAGCTCCGCCAGGCGGTGAAGGACCAGACCGGCTTCGAGCAGAACTTGGCGAAGCTCGCCGCCAGCGGCTTCGGCGACCTCGCCAAGCGCCTGGCCGAACAGGGGGACCAGGACGCCGCCGACCTCGCCGCCCAGGCCGTGAAGGACAAGAAGAAGGCGAAGGCGGCGAACGACGCAGCACGCAGCGCCGACAAGACCATACCCAGCGATGACCTGCCGGACCTGGTCGCGATCATCAGCGCGGTCAAGACCAAGACGACCGGCCTGCACGCGGTGGCCGACATCACCGGGCTCGATGAGGACCACATCATCAAGATCGCCAACCTGGGCCTCTCCCGCCTCAAGAGCGCGCTCGGATCGAAGGGCGCCAAGTTCTTCTCCGACCTGAGCCGTGCGAACAGAGGCTTGTCGTACGCGAACGGCGGCATCCTCACGCCCGGTCTCTACGCCACATCCGGTGGCCTGATCAAGTTCGCCGAGCCGAGCACGGGGGGCGAGGCATTCATCCCGCTCGGCGCCGCCAAGCGCAGCAGTGCCTTGTCCGTCCTGCACGACGTTGCCACGCGCTTCGGGATGCGCCTGGCAAGCGGAGCCGCCGCACCTGCGATGCGGCTCGTCGACGCCCGGCCGCCGACCGCCATCAAGGTCACCGTCGTCCAACAGCAGCCGAAAGCCCTGGTGGAGAACATGCCCATCACCGTCCACGGTCGCGACAGCTCGCCGCAGGAGCTATCCGGGGAGATCATGCGCCGCCTGCGGAACGCCCAGCGCGGGGGGCGGATCTGA
- a CDS encoding phage distal tail protein — protein sequence MLSLSEWQIDFGGVLIGHKTAVSISDVEGLGAAELRTQDVLNPADDGAFPGVDLYAPRTVRIEAGIRTAGDPAAALDKLAEIEAVAANAAIRRTAGALAQLRLRWPGRGTRVLFGRIRRAEAVSTSQAIHGWIPLDLEFTALDPRLHDDEISSVILPLDISNSTEGFTAPIVAPITTGIATPETRPGWVINEGNTGAWPSIRITGPVSNPRILHADSGRVLNLGISLGVGERIDIETRPGTRWVLRNGRGNAASALSGASRLDLFQIPPGRSEIRWSAADYTNTTRLTVSWRSAWTAL from the coding sequence ATGCTCTCCCTCAGCGAATGGCAGATCGACTTCGGCGGAGTCCTGATCGGCCACAAGACGGCCGTGTCCATCTCCGACGTCGAAGGACTCGGAGCTGCCGAACTGCGCACGCAGGACGTGTTGAACCCCGCCGACGACGGCGCGTTCCCTGGAGTGGACCTCTACGCGCCGCGCACGGTGCGGATCGAAGCGGGAATCCGGACCGCGGGCGACCCAGCCGCCGCCCTCGACAAGCTTGCCGAGATAGAGGCTGTCGCCGCGAACGCGGCGATCCGCCGAACCGCCGGCGCGCTCGCGCAACTACGGCTGCGCTGGCCCGGACGCGGCACCAGGGTCCTCTTCGGCCGCATCCGGCGCGCCGAAGCGGTCTCCACATCGCAGGCCATTCACGGCTGGATTCCCCTGGACCTGGAGTTCACCGCGCTCGATCCGCGCCTGCACGACGACGAGATCTCCAGCGTGATCCTGCCCTTGGACATCTCCAACAGCACCGAAGGCTTTACGGCGCCGATCGTTGCTCCCATCACCACCGGCATCGCCACCCCGGAGACCAGGCCGGGATGGGTGATCAACGAGGGCAACACCGGCGCGTGGCCCTCCATCCGGATCACCGGCCCCGTGTCCAACCCGCGCATCCTCCACGCCGACTCAGGGCGTGTCCTGAACCTCGGCATCTCCCTTGGCGTCGGCGAGCGCATCGACATCGAGACCCGCCCCGGTACCCGCTGGGTTCTGCGCAACGGCAGGGGCAACGCCGCCTCGGCGCTGTCCGGCGCATCCCGCCTGGACCTCTTCCAGATCCCGCCGGGCCGCAGCGAGATCCGCTGGTCGGCAGCCGACTACACCAACACCACCCGCCTGACCGTCTCGTGGCGGTCGGCGTGGACCGCACTGTAA